The following proteins are co-located in the Toxotes jaculatrix isolate fToxJac2 chromosome 9, fToxJac2.pri, whole genome shotgun sequence genome:
- the stx1a gene encoding syntaxin-1A isoform X1 translates to MKDRMQELRHGKETTEEEDEVAVGMEKGFMDEFFEQVEEIRGFIESLAEKVEEVKRKHSAILASPNPDEKTKAELEDLMADIKKLANKVRSKLKSIQQTIEQEEGQNRSSADLRIRKTQHSTLSRKFVEVMSEYNTTQSDYRERCKGRIQRQLEITGRNTTNEELESMLESDNPAIFTSGIIMDNITQQAMNEIETRHNEIIKLENSIRELHDMFMDMAMLVESQGELVNNIERSVQEAQEYVEQAKESIPKCKKFKKTSRRKVILIGGCIAVCVTVLIISLAIGLS, encoded by the exons GGGAAGGAGacgacagaggaggaggatgaagtcGCTGTGGGGATGGAAAAAGGCTTTATGGATGAATTCTTTGaacag GTGGAAGAAATCCGGGGTTTTATCGAGTCTCTGGCAGAGAAAGTTGAagaggtgaagaggaagcacAGCGCCATCCTCGCCTCACCTAACCCCGATGAGA AAACTAAGGCTGAGCTGGAGGATCTTATGGCAGACATCAAGAAGTTGGCCAACAAAGTACGCTCCAAATTAAAGA GTATCCAGCAAACCATTGAGCAAGAAGAAGGGCAGAACAGGTCATCAGCTGACCTGAGGATACGTAAAACACAG CACTCCACACTGTCCCGTAAGTTTGTCGAGGTGATGTCAGAATACAACACCACCCAGTCAGACTACAGGGAGCGCTGCAAGGGACGCATTCAGAGACAGCTGGAGATCA ctgggagaaacacaacaaatgagGAGCTGGAGAGCATGTTGGAGAGTGACAACCCAGCTATCTTTACCTCAGGG ATCATCATGGACAACATCACCCAGCAAGCTATGAATGAGATTGAGACACGGCACAATGAGATTATCAAGCTGGAAAACAGTATCAGAGAGCTTCACGACATGTTCATGGACATGGCCATGCTGGTGGAGAGCCAG GGAGAGTTGGTGAACAACATTGAGCGGAGTGTGCAGGAGGCTCAGGAGTATGTGGAGCAGGCAAAGGAGAGCATCCCAAAATgcaaaaagttcaaaaagacCAGCAGACGG AAGGTGATCCTGATAGGAGGTTGTATTGCAGTATGTGTGACCGTCCTCATTATTTCCCTCGCAATTGGTCTCAGTTAG
- the stx1a gene encoding syntaxin-1A isoform X2 has translation MKDRMQELRHGKETTEEEDEVAVGMEKGFMDEFFEQVEEIRGFIESLAEKVEEVKRKHSAILASPNPDEKTKAELEDLMADIKKLANKVRSKLKSIQQTIEQEEGQNRSSADLRIRKTQHSTLSRKFVEVMSEYNTTQSDYRERCKGRIQRQLEITGRNTTNEELESMLESDNPAIFTSGIIMDNITQQAMNEIETRHNEIIKLENSIRELHDMFMDMAMLVESQL, from the exons GGGAAGGAGacgacagaggaggaggatgaagtcGCTGTGGGGATGGAAAAAGGCTTTATGGATGAATTCTTTGaacag GTGGAAGAAATCCGGGGTTTTATCGAGTCTCTGGCAGAGAAAGTTGAagaggtgaagaggaagcacAGCGCCATCCTCGCCTCACCTAACCCCGATGAGA AAACTAAGGCTGAGCTGGAGGATCTTATGGCAGACATCAAGAAGTTGGCCAACAAAGTACGCTCCAAATTAAAGA GTATCCAGCAAACCATTGAGCAAGAAGAAGGGCAGAACAGGTCATCAGCTGACCTGAGGATACGTAAAACACAG CACTCCACACTGTCCCGTAAGTTTGTCGAGGTGATGTCAGAATACAACACCACCCAGTCAGACTACAGGGAGCGCTGCAAGGGACGCATTCAGAGACAGCTGGAGATCA ctgggagaaacacaacaaatgagGAGCTGGAGAGCATGTTGGAGAGTGACAACCCAGCTATCTTTACCTCAGGG ATCATCATGGACAACATCACCCAGCAAGCTATGAATGAGATTGAGACACGGCACAATGAGATTATCAAGCTGGAAAACAGTATCAGAGAGCTTCACGACATGTTCATGGACATGGCCATGCTGGTGGAGAGCCAG CTGtag